Within Raphanus sativus cultivar WK10039 unplaced genomic scaffold, ASM80110v3 Scaffold0368, whole genome shotgun sequence, the genomic segment cccacgaaCTGGAGGTAAACCATTAGAactatcttctggaaacacatctgcatattcctgcaaaagagaaactagttcactcggatggtCCGGTGTATGATCAGTGGTGGTTAGCAAAGATTCTTTAAACACAAGCaacaaaatagagttttgaGAGTAGAGAATTCGTTTGACATCTCCCTGTTTGGCATAGAAGCTATGCTGCTTGTTGAGATCAGTTTCGAgttcaatctctttctttttctgtagaTGGAGTTGATCCTCTTGCACTTCTTTAGGGGTTAATGGCACCAGCACTGTCTTCTTACCTCTGAATTCAAACGAGTGCttgttggtgaagccatcatgtatCACATGTCTATCAGATTGCCATGGTCGTCCGAGAAGAATATGGCTCGCTTCCATAGGTATCACATCACATAAGATCTCATCCTCATATCTCCCTATGGTTATAGGTACCACTACTTGATCAGAGACCCTCATCTCGCCCTGCTCATTAAGCCACTGCAGTCTATATGGTTTTGGATGCTTCTGAACTTGCAAACCCAACTTCTTGACCATAGTCTCACTAGCTACGTTGACACAGCTGCCTCCATCAATGATAAGACTACATACCTTCCCTTGAACCAAGCACCTAGTGTAGAACAAGTTCTCACGCTGCTCAATCTCATCTGCCTTAGTTTGAAGATTCAAAAGCCTTCTTGTTACTAACAACCTTCCCTTGACCGGTTCTTCTTCAAACTCTTCTTCAGTCTGCTCATGATCAGTATGTATCTTCTCATCTTGAGACATATACTCCCCGGTGTCAAGAAGAATCATCGTCTTCTTAttagtacactcattggcatagtgcccacgcccttgacacttaaagcacttgaCATCTCGGGTCTTGGAACCAGAGGCTCCTGTCTTTCCTTTGTCCTTGCTGTAGATGTTGCTAGGTTTGGTGTCATCTTTCTGATAAGGTTTACTCTCCTTCTGGTAGTTAGGCTTATCTTCCTTAGGACTTTGGAACCGAGTAGTCCCATAGCTTCCACGTGAATGTCCCTTCCTCTTGAGCTGCTGCTCCACTAGAATGGCTttatgcaacatctcttctatttcaacatagtgttgcatctccacCTTATCTTGTATTTCTCGGTTGAGCCCTCCAAGAAACCTTGACATAgtagcttctctatcttctgaAATACTGGCTCTCAACATTAACAGCTCCATATCTTGATAGTACTCCTCTACGGTCTTAGCTCCTTGAGTGAGTTTTCTTAGTCTCTGGTGAAGATCTCTGTGGTAGTGGCTCggtacaaacctcttgcgcataagagacttcatctcactCCATGTTTCCACTGGATATTCTTGGTTAAGCCGCCTCATGGTaaccagttgatcccaccagctCAGAGCATAGtcatagaactcagttgcagcGAGTTGGATTCGTTGAGTGTTGGTATAGTTCTTACAATTGAagacaatctcaatcttcttctcccactccaagtagGCATCCGGATCAACCTTGCCATGAAAAGGAGGTATTTTGAGCTTAACTCCACCAAGCTCTTCTTTCTTAAGTCCCTAACttcatgatcacgcctctgcctTCTACTCactctagaagaagaagaaccactaTGTTCAGATCGGCtgcgctcatagtagttgtcaGTCTCTTGTGATCCAGCATGTTCTCTACGGTCTCTCCTTGGTTCAGGATGATTCTGTGGACTCtgacctcttctttctctccttgactcattactatggccctgaccagtagcttgtcttaGCTCTTGTCTTATCTCATCACGAAGACCCGTGATGCTAGTCTTGATCATATCAGCCACAGTAGTGATTAGAGTTTGTTGTAACTGCTCGGTCATCTCCTCCCTTAGAAGTCTACTCTtccttacaagttctgcttcctCATCTGACTCGTtccccattggtacctgagacaaagaaacaatcaaaacaagtaagttgttcaagaaaaattttaaaaggaaacaacTTTGATTAAAAGGAAAACTTGTGATCTAAGGTAACACGATTTGAAAAGATCAATACTTGATAACTTCTATCACACGAAATCGAAAcagatcaagatcaaatatgatgaaacttcctagatctatcaggatttgaatcaaacaacaacaataggtAATTAAACGATCAGATCTAGCGAAATAACTCAAAGATGAACACAGATCAATCGATGGATTCAAAAGAAGTCGAAGGgttgaaataaaaacaaagagaaatcgagaacttccctatccagagtgctctgataccacttaataagatcctaggatgtattctctggatgatatggatagatccttgcaagatcgaggcaaagactcaagatcttcaaggtagtggactgatggttgattcaaagagttgcggaaagactccttgacacttttagatgactagatcggatatgacacaccaacttagacacctagggtttgctggatactacacaccaacaagatcactcaagaactcgtaaacaagtttaagagagaacaaggtttttgattaaaagatgattccatagaaagaagcttgcgacaagtttaaatagagagaagacttgaacagactcaagttctcgagatcattaaagggaacacgctcccttggtaatcaaacaaagaccaaagactaaaatttaaaagagtTTGCAACACATaagataagaaataaaactatagattaaagataacataaggtagatatgtggttggtccaaagcatccgagatgcaccaaagatacatcatctaggtgatatgaaagtgaactcatggcctcattaaaaaccttagttggaaaacccagtgggacaaaaccaactaagggaaaaagagtacacacaagccacttgcctagatgatgatcagcttgaaggttcagcttgaagtgtggtaagtgtgtcttggttgctcaagctacgaccaagacaatcttcttgcttccaagatatcttaagtatgtttccaacagcttcatggagtcttcttgtcattgcacgagtcatgggacctttgggAATGATCaaggcatctccatcttcatcttgcttatccttgatcacctcttctatatctttatcaagttgttggtccatgatcacatgaagtggttccaaatcaagcttcttatattggttcatcttggtttgataagaatcatgaagatattgccatatgtccgaacaggctaatctggaatcatctggatagaaagtgggatatcttcttactcacaactc encodes:
- the LOC108831331 gene encoding uncharacterized protein LOC108831331 is translated as MSQGEKEEVRVHRIILNQGETVENMLDHKRLTTTMSAADLNIVVDPDAYLEWEKKIEIVFNCKNYTNTQRIQLAATEFYDYALSWWDQLVTMRRLNQEYPVETWSEMKSLMRKRFVPSHYHRDLHQRLRKLTQGAKTVEEYYQDMELLMLRASISEDREATMSRFLGGLNREIQDKVEMQHYVEIEEMLHKAILVEQQLKRKGHSRGSYGTTRFQSPKEDKPNYQKESKPYQKDDTKPSNIYSKDKGKTGASGSKTRDTEEEFEEEPVKGRLLVTRRLLNLQTKADEIEQRENLFYTRCLVQGKVCSLIIDGGSCVNVASETMVKKLGLQVQKHPKPYRLQWLNEQGEMRVSDQVVVPITIGRYEDEILCDVIPMEASHILLGRPWQSDRHVIHDGFTNKHSFEFRGKKTVLVPLTPKEVQEDQLHLQKKKEIELETDLNKQHSFYAKQGDVKRILYSQNSILLLVFKESLLTTTDHTPDHPSEL